The region TAATGAGCATGCTATCCGCGCCAGCTTTGTCACAGAAGAGGAGAAAGCCTTGCTCTTAGAAAAATTAAGGCAGGGCTATGCCAGGGTATCAAAATAAATAGCCCTATCGTCTCATCTGTGGTATAATGGATGAAAACAAGGAGGAAGATATGGCTTTAGCTAAGATTGTTTATGCCAGCATGACTGGTAATACCGAAGAAATCGCCGATATTGTGGCGGACAAACTCCGTGACTTGGGGCATGAGGTCGAGTTAGAGGAGTGCACCAGCGTTGATGCCAGCGACTTCGAGGATGCCGATATCGCCGTTGTGGCGACCTATACCTATGGCGATGGCGATTTGCCTGACGAGATTGTTGATTTCCACGAGGACTTGGGCGAATTGGACTTGACCGGCAAGATTTATGGGGTGGTCGGCTCTGGCGACACCTTCTACGACTTTTTCTGCAAGGCGGTCGATGATTTTGAGGAGGCTTTCGCCAATAGCGGAGCAACCAAGGGGGCTGAGTCTGTCAAGGTCG is a window of bacterium DNA encoding:
- a CDS encoding flavodoxin; its protein translation is MALAKIVYASMTGNTEEIADIVADKLRDLGHEVELEECTSVDASDFEDADIAVVATYTYGDGDLPDEIVDFHEDLGELDLTGKIYGVVGSGDTFYDFFCKAVDDFEEAFANSGATKGAESVKVDLVAEEEDIEKLEAFAQALSDKVG